DNA from Nymphaea colorata isolate Beijing-Zhang1983 chromosome 4, ASM883128v2, whole genome shotgun sequence:
caaaaaaatgtgttcgGTTGTCTAATTATAAGATCCAACGGTTTTGATTAGCTGCCCATTTGACACAAAGATAACAGAGtcatggttatatatatatatatatatatatatattatgagcGTTTTCCGTTGCCCGTCTATATCATTTGGTTCTCATCGTTGGAAGGCATTTGTAGCTGAGGATAAGACAAACTCTGGCCGCAGGTTTCCGGCAAAGGACACAGTAAAGTGTTTTGTTCTCCTCAACTTGGAAGCTTTACATTCGAAGCCCTGACCAGGCGGATGCTCTTCCGTTTCTAAAATATCGTTTCTTACACAGATTCAACTTTTAACTGCGACGTCCCCGGTCCAATTTCATCTTTACTTTCCGAAAAGCAGATTTCCGAAGCTATTCTGACGTCGAGCCCTCACTATTCCGCGCTTTTAACCATCTCAAACAAAGATTCTTTTCTTGCAAAGAAGGCTACAACCAGCGACAAAATCGGTTGGTGAGCGGCCGAGCCTCGCGAAAGGGAACCTTTTTtaggcagaaaaagaaaatggcaagaCTTTGCTTTGCTTCGTAAAACGGGAGGGAGAGAGGTAAGAAAGTTAACGAGTAGAATTTCACGAAGTTGACTGAGAAATGGTGTTTTGAGGAGAAAGATGTATCCCCACATTGAAAGTTTTATAAAGATATAATTCATAGACATGTTATCTAGAAAGGATTGTTATGAAGTTCACATTGAATAATAATTGAATTCATGTCAGTGTATGAGAACATCTGCCACGTGGTAAAGGGCACACTACCAACTTGTCAAACACGCCCCGAAGCATCAAGAGATTTAAGGTCTGTTGCATTTATGGCTCTTTCAGAGGACGTCCTCTGCAACTTGGAAGAAGCCGCGGAAGAGAGATAGAAGGAAAGATGGAGGGACGCGTGACCTGCATCTACCCTCCATTCAATGCAAGAAACAAGCATACCCACAGCGGCCAGTGGCCCCCCTGCCTTCATTGCTTTTTTGAGTGTCAATATCTATCTCCCCATCCACGCCAACAATCAAAACTAATAAATGAAGGTAAGCTAAGGGCCTAAGAGAGGGGTCGTCCATGGCCTTTCAACTCTCGAGAACCAGCGAGAGAAAGATCAAGGATCCAAATTTCCAGCCAAAATGGCAGCCAGATCATTTCTCAGCAAGAAAGGAGCGATAATGCTCGATCTGCAACCAGATTGGCAGCTTTTGGGGatctcttctcaccatcaaaCCAATGGCTGTACTAAGGGGGCACgcataaagaaaagtttcaCCTGGATGTACAACACCGCATCCTTCAATAGCTGGCTTCATTTTTGTGAGAGCCACTAGCGTATCAAGCAGACATTAAAAGGTTTAGGAAGTAAACACACCATCAAGAAACATTGCATCCACGAGGGAAAGAAAACCAAGAACGAAGTAAACAAATAGAAATAATACTTTGCCCATCCGGAAGTTTTATTgccaacaaaaaaatatgcagcTTTGCAGTTTTTTGACATGGCAGCTCGCATAAACAAGACCAAGCCTGTAAGCCTTTGGAAATTTTCGGCAGGCCCAGGCAGTTTAGTGGGGTACTTACAGACCtacaacctcaaaaattaagcAGCCTTCAACCAGCAGCAACAAGGAAAAAAGTCTGATGAACAAATTTTCATTCACAGTGAGGTGTTAAAAGGGTTACGATCCACGCAGAAGGAAAAGAATGCAAAGAATCAAGGAACCAACTGCCGCATAGAGGTTCACAGCAGAAACTGACCTAGCATTCCATCACTCCTGATGTACTCTGGTGAAGGTAGTAGTGCTTATATACAGTTAATAAGGTAGACGTGGAGCTCAAATATGATTAACTATAGACGTAGCTACGCCGCATCGCCCGCAAAACTAACGTCTACAGGCAAGTTCAGATCAGGAATAAAAAATGCTTCACCACAGCCGGGAACAGGGGAGAACGAGCATGTTTCTCTGGCAGCATGGCTCTGATGAGTGGCGTTTGCCGTCCTAGAGAGTGGTTCAGTGTTCGTAAGGAGAGCAGAGTCGTGGACTTCTTGCATGGCGGCACCCGTGGCCAAGAAATCAGCCTTTGCACCTGAAGCACTTGGCGGTGTCACAGGATCAAGATCAGCAGCCTCTGCTGGAAGAACGGCTTCCTGCGGTGCTTGTTCAGATGTTTTGGAAGCTAAGATTTCTGGTTTCCCATTTGACACGTCCTTTGGAGGTAACTACacaaagggggaaaaaaaagcaACACTTTAAGCCCTTGACAAAATACAGGAACATAGAAAGGAAAAGTCTTttgaaaaagagagggagagggagaaaggagtGCCTAGAAAAAGTGATTCTGGCGACCCATTCATGATTAGAAAAGCAACAAGCATATCTCACGAAAACTTGTTAAAGTGTGACCACAGAGTAACCGCTTGACAACAATGAATGAACAACAAATGCAGTTGGCATGCGTGCTTTACTCCGACTTGTGTGATTCAGTGGAGTAGTGCAAGTCTTGTACTGTCAAATGACAACCAGAAAAGAGGTCCTTACCTTTATCATCTTTAGACGCTTGTTTTGCTTTACCAGGCTCATGTAAGTCTTCATTAACCTCTCCATATCCTGCTCACAGAAGGCAAATAACTGCATCAGTTAAATAGACTAGAGAACAGAAGACAGAAGCCATTTAAACAACTGAAAACAATTAACAAAACGGTAAAGTGTGGgtaaacaaaaaaggtgaaGTATGTAAAGCATACATTCTCTAAATTCGTTCTCTCGATTAGAAGTTTGTTCTCCTCATCTTTCAGGACAGCAATTGTCTGTAAGCAGAAAACAAGCACGATATATCAGAACAAACTGTACCATGCGAAGCACGAGAAACGCACGCAACCTGCTCATGTAATATACAGTTCACAAGAGAAAAGaggcctgaaaaagaaaaaaaatatatacaaaccTTCTTCTTCGCTGGTCGTTTACTCGGCAGTCTCAATgcatttgcttctcttgcagCAGCCTGTCCATGTAATATGCAGTTTACAAGCCCGATTAGTacttaaaaaaatcaaaactaatgATAGAGAGGCATAGAacatcacatttttcaaaaaaaaaaaaaagtacacgACGAAATGGTCATATGACACGAAGCAAACACACTCGGTCTCACATTAACTCACCCCTTAAATGGCGTCACCTAAACATCAAACCCACTTCACCCAACTGTTCTCCTACGTCCCAAAAAGGGAACAAAATAATCAAGAAACTGGTTCCCGCAAACTTCTCCAAGCCAAAACCAACCAGCCTTTTCTACAAACAGTAAACGCCCTGCCACTGCTCATAAGCAGTTCAACTTCCATTAAAGATGGGAGAAACAGCACAATCAGAAGTGGGATGCATTCCACGCGTACTTATGGGAAACAGTAGAAAGAACATCTTGGTCCAAGGTCAAACACCTCATCAAGCCTCCACCACCAggagagggagtgagagagagagagcccaaaGTCAACACAATAAGCTCATCTTTCTCTACACAACCCCAAGTCCcccaatttgaaagaaaatggcGTCAACAccaatgtcatatatatatatatatatatatatatatatatatatagagagagagagagagagagagagagagaagggggagggTTACAATGTGCTGCCTTGGGTGGCAGCAGCAGATCCTACATGGGGCGGGTGGTCGATGATTGGTGGGGCCTACAAGACGACATGGACAAAGACGAGTTGGGTGGGCCCCCACCACGTTGGGAATCCACAAGGAACCGACGGTGTGGAGTGTGGACGATGCTATCGACTCCACCAGATGGCATTCAATacgcgagagaaagagagacggGAATAGAAAAAgggggaaggaagagaagagagaagaaggaaaaagaacagagaagggGTGGAAGTGGACTCTACTCTACCACCGGTGATGACCTAATTTGCTCTGCCCACCTCAAGGGGCCCCAACCCCAccacccaaaagaaagaaataaaaaggaaacaacCAGAGTCCCACCGAAACAGCGTGAAGATAGAAACCCGTTCCTCCCCTTTCTTTCAACAAAcaacatcaaaagaaaaaagaaaggtgcTCTCCTcgaggagggaaaaaaaaaatgaatgacacCCATCGGCGCCACCGCTCTCCTTCTCCCGGaaaggaagtaaaaaaaaaaaaactaccagCGCAGAAGATGAAACTATGAAACAGCAAACCCGTTATTCCCTCGCTTCTGCCCAAACatcttccctctttctctttctcacagaagagagatatagagagggagaagaaaggaaacagatcacgaaaaaggaaaaaccgtAAAAGCCATCAGATGCTGACAAACAAACCATTAACAATAGTACGGTTATAGACCCCGGATCAGATATTCCttcctcccctcccctcccctccttttacacagagaaaaagagagagagagagatgtttcgCGGTTAGGTCAAGGGTTGGTTGGAGCTTTTGCTCAATAACAGAGAGGGGTGAGAGGACATCCGGCGGGGAGAAGCGGAACGCCATCTCCGCCGTCCCATCGACGAAATCATCACCACCACGAGGGACCACGACGACCACCACCACATGCACCAAACTTCGCATTTAATGCATCAACACCGTAGAAAAAAGTGTGAAGATGGAAACCGGCTTCACTTAACaaccggaaaaaaaaaataaccgaTGAagatatttctaaaaaaaaaaaaaaggaaaaagctaaaaaaaaaaaacagcgggagaaaaaggaggaagaggagagagaaaaaaaaaagagagtagaGATGGCGAGGAGAAAACTAACCTTCAATCTGACAACACACCCGAACCCAGCGCCACCGttgtcgccgccgccgccgccgccaccggcCGTCTGAAGAACCTCAGCCGCCTTGACCCGCGGGTGGCTCGACGAATCCGATCCGTCACCGCTGCCCGCGGACCCCGCTCCCCCACTCCACGACAGCGGCGTGGTCGGGCTCGCTACCTTCTCCCTGGCGGCCTCCATCTCGGCCTTCCCATCCCCCTCCCGGTCGCACCACCCATCGGCCCTCGCCACCGGCTGCCTGGCCCTCTTCCTCACCACCCCCCACCTAACAGGGAGCGaggccgccgccgccgccgcctgcGAGAACCTCGGCAACTCCGCCTGCGGGAGCCGAAGCCGCAAAAGCATCTCCGCGACCATGGCGTCGCTCCTCATCGCCATCGCTACCCACTCTTCGTccatctcctcctccaccaTCACAACACCACCAAAGGAGCAGGAGCCCAGAAAACTCCAGAGACGAAGACGAAGAAGACGAGACAAGGGacggaagaaggagaagaaacaggaaaaggaaCGAGGAGACCGGTATTCCTCTGCCTCTCTCCTTCTCCGCGCTCTTTAAATACGGGGGAAGGGCGAGTGTGTCTTGTATTTAATGCACATATCCGGTTTCCTCTTTTGTGTGGGCGACGACGACCCAAGCCCCCTCTCCCCGGGGCTCCCTGTCTAAGTGGCCCCACGCGCTACGTGGCCTCTTCCCATTGGTCCACCCTTGACCACCCTTTCCTAAAACCAGCGCCTTCGGCGTGActccttctctctctacacCCCCACCTGATGTCAGTCGgtggcaagagagagagagagagagagaggacgagGCCGCTGACGGTGTTGGCTCGTGCGAGAGCGCGGACGCTTACACGTGCCGCCCGATCTAGGCAGAGGTGTCAGTGTCGCCATCACCCAGGTGCGCCACTCGATCTGGTTCGCCCCCGCCTAGGCTCGAGCCCACTTGGTTCGGGTCTCCGTTACGGGCAGCTTGCTACAAATGGACCGGGTTTCGGATCCGGTTTCGAAATGCGTCTTGGATCCAGGAGTTGTTGCAAGTAGGTTTTGGTGATGATGCGTGTAgatagagatggagagagagagagagagagagagagtatttctTTGTGACTAATAAATGTGGATCTAAGGGTTAATTGCTGGGTTGCGTTTTACCACATTTCTATAATCTTttactctctttccttttccgaTCTTCATGAGATCGAACTCAACTCCTCCGTCACGTGCCTTCgggtgtagagagagagagagagagggagaggtttttttgaaaagacaagaaaagttttattactttattgaaaaagaaatatttataCGGAGGTTCTTTTCTTACAAGAATTTGAGTGTGGTGGATGCGATGCATGGCTGGCACTTAACTGAATCTAGAGGCGAACCGCCCTCCTAAACAGGCAACTCCGGCTTTCCTCATATGAAAAAATGTAGGTTTGAAAAGAGTCGTTTCTCGCTTCTCATGGGATTCGACGCCTGGATTTTTCCATTTCTCGCTTGCCATTTATGTCAGCACCATCTATCTTGGCACTTGCTttaattgagtttttttttttttccgaataTATGtgattaacaaaaaattattcaaggaatattatattaaaaagtaaTTGGAATCTGGCGAGTCTTGACTCTTAAATCGGCcgtgaaatgaaatgaaatgcaaTGTAACGTGGTTTGGAGTGGGGTGGCTTTAGACCGCGAAACCAAATGAAGAGCTTGAGAAATGTTGGGGAATTTTCGTTCAAGGTTACCACCATTTAGTCATAATTCCAAATGTAGGCTTCACATTTGTAATTCAGTTCTTCTTATTTCAACCACTCAGGTGAAGAATCACCTTCAACGCGCCCCAAATCTGCCATCGATAATAAAAGCGTCAGTGgtgttcatttgaaaaaaaaaaaaaaacgaaaacaaaaattatcttTATTAAACTTCAAAGGATAAATTTGTTGAACACAAACTTTTACGTTATCCAAGAAGGCTTCATGGTTATCAGCAAGAATAAGAAGAACTCATCGTCTATCGTGAAAAGGGATAACGTCAATCTCGAATTTGTGATTAGAATGAAAAGATTGGGCTGCAAATGAAAACGCTTTTGTTAGAAGATTGGGATGAGGATAGATAGTGGGCTCCATCGGCCGAGGTGTAGCTGTGCCACTCATCCAAATTGTTGTCGCTTTTTCAGGCGACGCTTCAATTTTCCGAGTCTTTGTTGAATTTTCCGAGTCTATTTCATCAAACTCAGATAGTGAATTGCCCAATAACATTTAAAAAagtaaatgataaaaaatatgtataataattaaattattaatataattaacaaaaaaaatttatacgCATCCCTGAAGTTTATTTTTGGTGCATGCTTGTATAGCTCTTTTGCCTTTATCTACTTGGTTTCATGGTGATATAGCGGAACACCCTTGAACGAAAATGCTGCATATCCATAATTTTATGGTTTATAAGAATCGAACTAATGACCAGACTTAAACAACTCAGTAAAAGCAATCTTAACCAAAAAGTCTTGGAAATTCACCACATTGATTGTGAATTATAAGAGATAGTAGATTGGGCGGCACTAAGGAGAACCTTGGAGCGCTTTTCCGGGTGATGGGTGGTAATCTTCTTGCTCACATGAAACTAGTTATTGACTTTTGTATTCAAAATAGCTCTGGAAAAAGATAAACACAGTAGTTAATGTtccataaataaataaattgtaGAAGAAAGGAACTAGTCTTTGGGAGCGAATCATTAATATGGCTTCCTTCAATATGATGTAGTGGATTTCAAATAATTCTTGTGTCTGTTTCCATTTAAATGTAATGTGGGATTGTATCTTTCAGCTCTTCAAGGCAAATAAGGAAGAATATTCAGTACTTTTTTGTTATGGTTTTACGCACTAGCCCTTCATGGTTATGGTGCAGCAAATATTATTCTACTGTCCATTTTAATAAATTGCGTTCTAGAGTACAATGTTTACAAATATTAACCAAATAATAATGATATGGCACAACAACCAGAATTAATTCATGTCTTAAAATCACCACATTATTGAGACATTGATTATATTGATGTTTGAATAAGAATTGtacgaagaaaaaaaatattattatgaaaaagacatattatttgtgaaaaataaaataataaatttttagtAAGAGAATGGAGGTTACTCTTATAATTGGCTAGACCGCGCAGTTttgcatgaaaggaaaaaataaaactattgGCTAGGTCCGGCGTTacacttaaaaaaattgaaacggAAATTAGTTTAAGATACTTTAAAAATGGCGGATACCCGAATAGTTGAGGCTTTCGATactcgattttttttttttgtaattgtgGCAATATTTTCCCGTACAAAATATTCGTTTCTGCATTATTTATATCATAAGcacattttcttaaatttttggttTCAGTACCTTTTCAGCATCTCCTCAAAGAACTAAAACTTGtaaagaatgattttttttttaaaaaaaaaataattttatcgTAATGGAGAAGTGCAGCACGAGCGGATCTAGTCAGGAGCATTTTCATAGTTAAGGTCGAGACCGTGCGGGACGCGGGGGACAATGCCTCCGTATTTTCAGAATTTCAGAAAGGTGGGcctcatttttagtttatgACAAATAACGCCCTGAATGATTATTTATTAACATTCACGTTgctaagaaaacaaaaaggtcAGGCCCACAACTTGAACTGCAAAAGGGTTTATGTGAGAGTGATGGAACGATTCGGTGCGGAGTTTTGTAGGTTTTCAGCATTCTAAACCCTAAATCTCCGGCGGTAAGGAGTACACTATGTTCCTTCACACAAAGGCAAAGCCAAAGGGACTGGGTCCGCACGCATGGGTCCCGTCCTcccttaaaaaatatatcaaaattttaattttaaaaattttacttgttctatataaaaattaaatttttcgAGCATTTGGCAACACCAACACTAGCATCGATATGGTACTTCATCAATATatctaaaaaattattgttgtagaattttatgaatctatcctaatGTTGGAAAGTGTGTATTATTATTCAAATTGCCAATCACCTCAAATCCGTTCTCAAATTCATAAATGTACATTAGGAGCAACCCTAACATGGTTAGTTTGTTGGGAGGGATATGGACCTCAAACTATGGATTAGATCCACCAATAACATACATGCCAACATTTACctgttatttttctaatattacTATTTCTCTTTAAATTAAATTACTACGTTCATATTGTTgacaaaatttcaagaacaGTAAAGAGAGATGTTAATGTAGATAACTTAATGATCGACAGTCGGAAATATGGGTATCATtaaaaaatctacaaaaaaaaattcgaaATTATAGGAGAAAAGTGGGCTAGAAAGAGAAACTTTCTTCTTCCAAAAAACTTTTGCCGCCTCTCGGTATCCATCCATGGATACTTCCAAGGTTTATTCGCACGAAGAGACACTTGAACAATAATATTTATGTTTGAACACAATTTTATAATCACATCTTctaaaaagaaagaatgtgGCAATGACAAGAAATCCTGTGACACAAACAACCCCAGTTTTCCCGTGGTAACCGGCATCGATTTTGGCATTCTAATTGttctaaaaaatgacaaaggaaGCATCGAAGTTCAcggaaaattcataatttttgtcCAACTTATCATctaatatgacattttattaGAACAAATAATAGTCCAAGTCAAACATACCGTCGTCGTCCAAGACCGAACAAGTGAAAAGGATGACGGAAAAAAGGGGCCCTCGACGGGGAAGACGAACCAAAGACTTGGTGAATTCAAGTAGCTCCTTCAAACAGGGGGAAAGATTTGACCAGTTGACAGCAAAGAATAATTTGTCTCAGGTCCCCTTTTTATGTATTCTTTTATGCGGAGGTCGACTACTGGACCACCACAACTTCTTGTCCACGTTTTTGGTGCACTTAGAATTagcatgttctttttttccttttgtgaaTTATACAtgtctccatatatatatatatatatatatatatatata
Protein-coding regions in this window:
- the LOC116253727 gene encoding uncharacterized protein LOC116253727; amino-acid sequence: MVEEEMDEEWVAMAMRSDAMVAEMLLRLRLPQAELPRFSQAAAAAASLPVRWGVVRKRARQPVARADGWCDREGDGKAEMEAAREKVASPTTPLSWSGGAGSAGSGDGSDSSSHPRVKAAEVLQTAGGGGGGGDNGGAGFGCVVRLKAAAREANALRLPSKRPAKKKTIAVLKDEENKLLIERTNLENDMERLMKTYMSLVKQNKRLKMIKLPPKDVSNGKPEILASKTSEQAPQEAVLPAEAADLDPVTPPSASGAKADFLATGAAMQEVHDSALLTNTEPLSRTANATHQSHAARETCSFSPVPGCGEAFFIPDLNLPVDVSFAGDAA